A stretch of Lathyrus oleraceus cultivar Zhongwan6 chromosome 6, CAAS_Psat_ZW6_1.0, whole genome shotgun sequence DNA encodes these proteins:
- the LOC127095308 gene encoding uncharacterized protein LOC127095308 — protein MILGVPLQHCVPFNSDIPPLEHKDIVKALHLEVFVVKENLSSKGGLSGFHLDFVVDKAEECAAQGNWEAVCALLALSVYGIMLFADEPKFVSMSAIHIFLLKNPVPTLLGDFYFSVHNKNEKRRGRLVRCCAPLFHKWLVGHLPNDDTFRNPHQARNWARRLVVLTAKDIRWCNQNTKSGDFVFSCGKYPNVPLLGMKGCINYNPILLRRQLGYALTHVPKDQDLVESFYFPVQDNLELVKQAAGAWRNIQTKGVTVYGKCNNISSSQYDSWLHERARITLLPFSMGEPSDPVIVESVNMVEYNSLKQEKGKADKLNAKLSEGLRKTLCAKKEAEREVQRLNELQKQSNERIAEDADYIRKVCSGEDILKKACKVAKEQLGRAEYRLIERQQRWEELSGRRRQVEIEIRAENEQLKSKENEQHEALRLAEQEIVELKIRAGVKRTKEQDK, from the coding sequence ATGATCTTGGGTGTTCCTCTACAGCATTGTGTCCCTTTCAACTCTGATATACCTCCACTAGAGCATAAGGATATTGTTAAGGCTCTTCATCTGGAAGTGTTTGTTGTGAAGGAAAATCTCTCTTCTAAGGGAGGTCTGTCTGGTTTTCATCTGGATTTTGTGGTAGACAAAGCCGAAGAGTGTGCTGCTCAAGGCAATTGGGAGGCTGTGTGTGCTCTGTTAGCATTGAGTGTCTATGGTATTATGCTATTCGCCGATGAACCGAAGTTCGTAAGTATGAGTGCTATTCATATCTTTCTGCTAAAGAACCCGGTTCCCACCCTTCTTGGTGATTTCTATTTTTCGGTGCATAATAAGAATGAGAAGAGACGAGGGAGATTGGTCAGGTGTTGCGCTCCATTGTTCCATAAGTGGCTCGTGGGGCACTTGCCAAATGACGATACTTTTCGGAATCCGCATCAAGCCAGGAATTGGGCTAGAAGGTTGGTTGTCTTGACTGCTAAAGACATCAGATGGTGTAATCAGAATACCAAAAGTGGCGATTTTGTGTTTAGCTGTGGGAAGTACCCTAATGTACCATTGTTGGGTATGAAGGGTTGTATCAACTATAACCCAATTCTTTTGAGACGACAATTAGGGTATGCCTTGACTCACGTTCCTAAGGATCAAGATCTGGTGGAATCTTTCTACTTCCCAGTGCAAGATAATCTAGAACTGGTTAAGCAAGCTGCTGGAGCTTGGAGGAATATTCAGACTAAAGGTGTTACTGTCTATGGAAAATGTAACAACATCTCTTCTTCCCAGTATGATAGTTGGTTACATGAAAGAGCTCGGATTACTCTTCTACCTTTCTCTATGGGAGAACCATCTGATCCGGTTATTGTTGAGTCTGTCAACATGGTTGAGTACAACAGTTTGAAGCAAGAAAAGGGAAAAGCCGATAAGTTGAATGCGAAGCTGAGTGAAGGCCTCAGAAAAACTTTGTGCGCTAAGAAAGAAGCTGAGAGAGAAGTTCAAAGATTGAATGAGCTTCAAAAACAAAGCAATGAGAGGATTGCTGAAGATGCTGATTACATCCGTAAAGTCTGTTCAGGTGAGGATATACTGAAGAAAGCTTGCAAGGTTGCTAAGGAGCAGTTAGGAAGAGCTGAATATAGGCTTATTGAGCGCCAGCAAAGGTGGGAAGAATTGTCTGGTCGCCGAAGACAGGTTGAGATAGAAATCAGAGCAGAAAATGAGCAGTTGAAGAGTAAGGAGAACGAGCAGCATGAAGCA